A stretch of the Arthrobacter stackebrandtii genome encodes the following:
- a CDS encoding YchJ family protein, with translation MIGPESRCPCSSGEQFGNCCARYLSTEAPAPTAEALMRSRFSAFATANADYLLRTWHPETRPAILELDPDQQWYLLEILAVHDGGAFATAGTVTFRAHYRSATDRRQRDSFTETSSFVREAGRWFYVDALELS, from the coding sequence ATGATCGGCCCCGAATCCCGCTGCCCCTGCAGCAGCGGTGAACAGTTCGGCAACTGCTGCGCACGGTACCTGTCCACGGAAGCGCCGGCACCCACGGCCGAGGCACTGATGCGCTCGCGCTTCAGCGCCTTCGCCACGGCCAATGCGGACTACCTGCTGCGCACCTGGCACCCTGAAACGCGCCCGGCCATCCTGGAACTTGACCCGGACCAGCAGTGGTACCTTCTTGAAATCCTTGCCGTGCACGACGGCGGCGCCTTCGCCACTGCAGGCACCGTCACCTTTCGCGCCCACTACCGGAGCGCCACGGACCGCCGCCAGCGGGACTCCTTCACCGAAACCAGCAGTTTCGTCCGGGAAGCCGGCCGGTGGTTCTACGTGGACGCCCTGGAACTGTCCTAG
- a CDS encoding FadR/GntR family transcriptional regulator, which produces MPIPEPAPAARSYEAVLTSIEAELRDGRIKVGDQLPGERALAAQHGISRASVRDAIRVLDAMGVVRTGTGSGPQSGAVVIANPAAGLAATLRLHMATSHFPVADIVQTRIMMETWAAQEAARQPRQARQEEQLHLLVDQMARPDLGREEFHVLDAAFHVLLSSLAGNAVITAMMESLRSAIQGYVSDAIDSDQMWQGIVPELRRQHGDILTAVLANDGAAASRELRHHIEWFHSQTNPIQQGENT; this is translated from the coding sequence GTGCCCATCCCAGAACCCGCCCCCGCCGCCCGCAGCTACGAAGCCGTCCTGACCAGCATTGAGGCGGAACTGCGCGACGGCAGGATCAAGGTCGGCGACCAGCTCCCCGGGGAACGCGCCCTGGCCGCGCAGCACGGGATTTCCCGCGCCTCCGTCCGCGACGCCATCCGCGTCCTGGACGCCATGGGCGTGGTGCGCACCGGCACCGGCTCCGGCCCGCAGTCCGGCGCCGTGGTCATCGCCAACCCGGCCGCAGGCCTGGCCGCGACGCTGCGCCTGCACATGGCCACCAGCCATTTCCCCGTGGCGGACATTGTCCAGACCCGCATCATGATGGAGACCTGGGCCGCCCAGGAGGCCGCACGCCAGCCGCGGCAGGCACGCCAGGAGGAACAGCTGCACCTGCTCGTGGACCAGATGGCGCGCCCGGACCTTGGGCGGGAGGAATTCCACGTCCTGGACGCGGCCTTCCATGTCCTGCTGAGCTCGCTGGCCGGCAACGCCGTCATCACGGCGATGATGGAATCGCTGCGCTCGGCCATCCAGGGCTATGTCAGCGACGCCATCGATTCCGACCAAATGTGGCAGGGCATCGTCCCGGAACTGCGCCGCCAGCACGGGGACATCCTTACCGCCGTCCTGGCAAACGACGGCGCCGCGGCCTCACGCGAACTGCGCCACCACATCGAGTGGTTCCACTCGCAGACGAACCCCATCCAGCAGGGAGAGAACACATGA